A stretch of Brassica napus cultivar Da-Ae chromosome C6, Da-Ae, whole genome shotgun sequence DNA encodes these proteins:
- the LOC106436462 gene encoding GDSL esterase/lipase 3, whose product MASSRSISIIFFIYTIILSSSSINCKGNNNNLVTNQTALFVFGDSLFDAGNNNYIDTTFRSNFWPYGQTTFKFPTGRISDGRLIPDFIAENAWLPLIPPNLQPSNSNNQFTYGVSFASAGAGSLVETFPGTVINLGTQLNSFMNVERMLRSELGNAEVKKIFSRAVYLFHIGGNDLFYPFSANSSLFQSNSIEKFVDFVIGNTTSVIKQVYKMGGRKFGFLNVGAYDCAPGASILDRTNIGSCFKPVTELVDLHNKKFADALSRLQRELSGFRYALHDYHTSLLERINNPSIYGFKEGKKGCCGSGPLRGINTCGNRMGQSFELCENVTDYLFFDSTHLTEKAHRQIAELIWNGPPNVTGPYNLKALFEFN is encoded by the exons ATGGCAAGCTCTCGATCAATTtcgatcatcttcttcatctacaCAATAATCTTATCTAGCAGCTCAATCAACTGCAaaggaaataataataatttggtaACAAACCAAACTGCTTTGTTCGTGTTCGGAGATTCTCTGTTCGATGCCGGAAACAACAACTACATTGATACTACCTTCCGATCTAATTTCTGGCCTTACGGTCAAACCACTTTCAAGTTCCCCACCGGAAGAATCTCTGACGGACGTTTGATTCCTGACTTCATCG CTGAGAACGCATGGTTACCGTTGATCCCACCAAATCTACAACCAAGCAACAGTAACAATCAATTTACCTATGGAGTTAGTTTTGCTTCCGCCGGTGCCGGATCTTTGGTCGAAACCTTTCCCGGAACG GTGATAAATTTGGGAACACAACTAAATAGCTTCATGAACGTTGAAAGGATGCTGAGATCTGAACTAGGAAACGCAGAGGTCAAGAAGATTTTTTCAAGAGCTGTTTATTTGTTTCATATCGGTGGCAACGACTTATTTTATCCATTTAGTGCAAACTCGTCACTCTTTCAATCAAATTCTATAGAAAAATTCGTTGACTTTGTTATTGGTAACACAACATCCGTGATCAAG CAAGTGTATAAAATGGGAGGAAGGAAGTTCGGGTTCTTGAATGTAGGAGCATACGACTGTGCACCAGGCGCATCGATCTTGGACAGAACAAACATAGGATCATGTTTCAAACCAGTCACCGAGCTCGTCGATTTACACAACAAAAAGTTTGCGGATGCTCTAAGTCGGCTTCAACGTGAACTATCCGGTTTCAGATACGCCCTTCATGACTATCACACTTCTTTATTAGAAAGAATCAACAATCCTTCGATATACG gTTTTAAGGAAGGGAAGAAGGGATGTTGTGGAAGCGGACCGTTAAGGGGAATCAATACTTGTGGGAACCGTATGGGACAAAGTTTCGAGTTATGCGAAAACGTTACCGATTATTTGTTTTTCGATTCCACTCATTTGACGGAGAAGGCTCATCGACAAATCGCAGAGCTGATCTGGAACGGACCGCCTAATGTCACTGGACCTTATAATCTCAAAGCTTTATTTGAATTTAATTAG